The nucleotide sequence TTCGTGGTAACGAAGATTGGGATAATACCTATAAAATCAGAACAGCTGTTGAAAGAGATATAAACCACATAAAAGAAAATCTCTGTTTAGCAGGTCGCCGCACTCAAAATGAGAAAACACTACATGCTGATCTTATTCTTGCAGGAATCACACAACTTATAACTGTTGTTCTTGCTGATAAAATCAAACATCATGAATATATCCGAAGTCTAAAACCACTTATTGCTTAGGACTTACCAACTCTATATGCCATAAGGCTTATTAAAGCGCGCCCAAAAAAGCAGTAAACATATTCAAATGCGAAAAAAATCTATTGCGGCGGTGCTTCGTACATACATTCGATTTTTAGTGTCGAGTTTCGCAATCACCTATTATTGAATAAAATAATAGTTTTAGTTCTTCTGATTTAAATATATCATCAGATATTTCTAATCGCAATCATTTTTAAATTTTCAGCAGAATTCCTGTATCCTCAAGAGACCTTTGTAGGGTCAATTCCAAGTTCTTCAGGAAGAAATCTCGGGCATACATTCTCCTTTGTGGCAATTACGGATGCTGCAAGCCTCGTTCCTATCTCACAGGATTCTCTTAAGGTCTTTCCATAGGTAAGTCCCATCGCAACTCCTGCAAAAAAGGAATCACCTGCTCCTGTAGTATCAATGACTGTTACATGCTTTGACTCTATAATGCCGGAATCGCCGTCTATTGTTGCATATACCGCACCCTTTTCTCCCATTGTAACGACCATCTTCGGGATCTGGGCAAGTTTTATCTTCTTCTTAAGTATCTCCAAAAGTTCTTCCGGAGTCTTATCATCGTATATATCAGAAAAGAAGATTCCTGCCTCCTGCTGGTTACATACGAAGCAGTCGGTATTTTTAAGGAGATCTCTTCTCTCTACAGCAATAGTCATATTTGTAACTGCAGAATAGACTTTTTTATTGTATTTCTCCGCAAGCCGAAATACTCTTTTTAATATATCTTTTTCAAGGTCAAACTCTATGATGATGCTGTCCGCATCCTTGAATATTTCGTCTCCGTGTTCATCTAAGATATTCTCTATTTCAGAGAGATCGGGACGCTTTGAGATCGATGCGGCAACATCTCCGCTATTATCAAATATTGCAAGCCAGCTGCCAAGACCATCTTTCGTAACCCTGATATAATCAGTGTTTACCTTATGGTTCTTAAGCTTATCGAGTACATCGATACCGATACCGCTATCGTCGACAAGGCTCACAAACGTAGGTCTGAGCTCGACATTC is from Lachnospiraceae bacterium C1.1 and encodes:
- a CDS encoding PfkB family carbohydrate kinase, giving the protein MGIVVIGAIFVDIKGYPLMQYIPTGRNVGRVMQVHGGVSRNIAEDIANVELRPTFVSLVDDSGIGIDVLDKLKNHKVNTDYIRVTKDGLGSWLAIFDNSGDVAASISKRPDLSEIENILDEHGDEIFKDADSIIIEFDLEKDILKRVFRLAEKYNKKVYSAVTNMTIAVERRDLLKNTDCFVCNQQEAGIFFSDIYDDKTPEELLEILKKKIKLAQIPKMVVTMGEKGAVYATIDGDSGIIESKHVTVIDTTGAGDSFFAGVAMGLTYGKTLRESCEIGTRLAASVIATKENVCPRFLPEELGIDPTKVS